The Engystomops pustulosus chromosome 4, aEngPut4.maternal, whole genome shotgun sequence genome contains a region encoding:
- the PALM3 gene encoding paralemmin-3 isoform X1 — translation MCPIRLTSGIKMGETQIYSQRLHGITEKRRILGEVDVIQRELELQKVKLQQLKRKSLRDRWLMDGLVPAPGAELENPLSETEDKIKKLEDELESLNLQLLYLENPELKIENMKKLQVSNAQRPLVNGDQSQEIPDQKEPTPAKRERRVIQEEDDIQPNGEDGKQEDVVEPLPKDEVVGHPIPAPRPIKVSENLTDQNPAPASPDQKLHVVDQRNEGHDEDKSINRSLEPQHDRSENVHLIKELEDESSNGEQDPLHQNSESLARRLELEEENVEHLKKELGYIDLSFNVEDLTVDTSQPSHSNEDMRSDSDNQYETAKETPIDNDDKSESETRRFLVMEKLDDQDEPLVRNNLDDKRQDMEVKPVLVTVIQDAGITVPARNQDQSEEPTILRCQEEPADPMSVLIGHNKVFEATSNTQLPCNDPEPSTSLPCEDIVSQVQISQVVVISAPGHASPDDPGQRSSASQPGPSPDLHHEPTTTPASTSPESQPLLHKPPATDGQSGPHGTNTAETRDMSTREKKTRCQCCVLM, via the exons CATCAAGATGGGGGAGACGCAGATCTACAGCCAGCGCCTGCACGGAATCACT GAGAAGCGCAGGATCCTGGGGGAGGTGGACGTGATACAGAGGGAGCTCGAACTGCAGAAAGTCAAGCTGCAGCAACTGAAG AGGAAATCTCTGCGGGATCGATGGCTGATGGACGGCCTGGTCCCCGCTCCAGGTGCAGAACTAGAAAACCCTCTCAGTGAAACAGAAGATAAAATAAAGAAGCTGGAAGATGAGCTTGAGAG CCTCAACTTACAGCTGCTTTATTTGGAGAACCCAGAACTGAAAATTGAAAACATGAAGAAACTTCAG GTATCTAACGCGCAAAGACCGCTGGTAAATGGTGACCAAAGCCAAGAGATTCCAGACCAGAAAGAGCCGACTCCCGCAAAGAGGGAACGCAGAGTCATACAAGAAGAAGACGACATACAACCCAATGGAGAAGATGGAAAACAGGAAGACGTTGTTGAACCATTACCAAAGGATGAGGTGGTAGGACATCCCATACCAGCTCCTCGCCCCATCAAAGTCTCAGAAAATCTGACTGACCAGAATCCAGCCCCAGCATCTCCAGATCAAAAGCTTCATGTTGTAGACCAAAGAAATGAAGGACATGACGAGGACAAGAGTATAAATCGAAGTCTAGAACCTCAGCATGACAGATCTGAGAATGTCCATCTCATTAAGGAGCTAGAAGATGAAAGCAGCAATGGGGAACAAGATCCTTTACATCAGAATTCAGAATCTTTAGCCAGGAGACTGGAACTCGAGGAGGAGAATGTCGAACATCTCAAAAAGGAACTAGGATATATAGACCTGAGCTTCAATGTGGAGGATCTCACGGTGGATACCTCACAACCAAGTCATTCAAATGAAGACATGAGAAGTGATTCGGACAATCAGTATGAAACGGCCAAGGAAACGCCGATTGACAACGATGATAAAAGTGAGAGTGAAACACGACGGTTTCTAGTCATGGAGAAATTAGACGACCAGGATGAGCCATTAGTGAGGAATAACCTGGATGACAAGAGACAAGACATGGAAGTGAAGCCAGTATTAGTGACAGTCATCCAGGATGCAGGGATTACAGTACCAGCTAGAAATCAAGACCAAAGTGAAGAACCTACAATCCTGAGATGCCAAGAGGAGCCTGCTGACCCCATGTCTGTATTGATAGGTCATAACAAGGTGTTTGAGGCCACCTCAAATACACAACTGCCATGCAATGACCCTGAACCCAGCACATCACTGCCatgtgaggacatagtaagtCAAGTACAGATATCCCAGGTGGTGGTCATATCAGCCCCGGGACATGCATCCCCTGATGACCCTGGCCAGCGCTCTTCAGCCTCTCAGCCGGGTCCTTCACCCGACCTCCACCATGAACCTACCACCACTCCAGCAAGCACTTCTCCAGAAAGCCAGCCGCTCCTGCACAAACCTCCTGCCACTGATGGACAATCGGGCCCACATGGGACCAACACGGCAG
- the PALM3 gene encoding paralemmin-3 isoform X2, which translates to MGETQIYSQRLHGITEKRRILGEVDVIQRELELQKVKLQQLKRKSLRDRWLMDGLVPAPGAELENPLSETEDKIKKLEDELESLNLQLLYLENPELKIENMKKLQVSNAQRPLVNGDQSQEIPDQKEPTPAKRERRVIQEEDDIQPNGEDGKQEDVVEPLPKDEVVGHPIPAPRPIKVSENLTDQNPAPASPDQKLHVVDQRNEGHDEDKSINRSLEPQHDRSENVHLIKELEDESSNGEQDPLHQNSESLARRLELEEENVEHLKKELGYIDLSFNVEDLTVDTSQPSHSNEDMRSDSDNQYETAKETPIDNDDKSESETRRFLVMEKLDDQDEPLVRNNLDDKRQDMEVKPVLVTVIQDAGITVPARNQDQSEEPTILRCQEEPADPMSVLIGHNKVFEATSNTQLPCNDPEPSTSLPCEDIVSQVQISQVVVISAPGHASPDDPGQRSSASQPGPSPDLHHEPTTTPASTSPESQPLLHKPPATDGQSGPHGTNTAETRDMSTREKKTRCQCCVLM; encoded by the exons ATGGGGGAGACGCAGATCTACAGCCAGCGCCTGCACGGAATCACT GAGAAGCGCAGGATCCTGGGGGAGGTGGACGTGATACAGAGGGAGCTCGAACTGCAGAAAGTCAAGCTGCAGCAACTGAAG AGGAAATCTCTGCGGGATCGATGGCTGATGGACGGCCTGGTCCCCGCTCCAGGTGCAGAACTAGAAAACCCTCTCAGTGAAACAGAAGATAAAATAAAGAAGCTGGAAGATGAGCTTGAGAG CCTCAACTTACAGCTGCTTTATTTGGAGAACCCAGAACTGAAAATTGAAAACATGAAGAAACTTCAG GTATCTAACGCGCAAAGACCGCTGGTAAATGGTGACCAAAGCCAAGAGATTCCAGACCAGAAAGAGCCGACTCCCGCAAAGAGGGAACGCAGAGTCATACAAGAAGAAGACGACATACAACCCAATGGAGAAGATGGAAAACAGGAAGACGTTGTTGAACCATTACCAAAGGATGAGGTGGTAGGACATCCCATACCAGCTCCTCGCCCCATCAAAGTCTCAGAAAATCTGACTGACCAGAATCCAGCCCCAGCATCTCCAGATCAAAAGCTTCATGTTGTAGACCAAAGAAATGAAGGACATGACGAGGACAAGAGTATAAATCGAAGTCTAGAACCTCAGCATGACAGATCTGAGAATGTCCATCTCATTAAGGAGCTAGAAGATGAAAGCAGCAATGGGGAACAAGATCCTTTACATCAGAATTCAGAATCTTTAGCCAGGAGACTGGAACTCGAGGAGGAGAATGTCGAACATCTCAAAAAGGAACTAGGATATATAGACCTGAGCTTCAATGTGGAGGATCTCACGGTGGATACCTCACAACCAAGTCATTCAAATGAAGACATGAGAAGTGATTCGGACAATCAGTATGAAACGGCCAAGGAAACGCCGATTGACAACGATGATAAAAGTGAGAGTGAAACACGACGGTTTCTAGTCATGGAGAAATTAGACGACCAGGATGAGCCATTAGTGAGGAATAACCTGGATGACAAGAGACAAGACATGGAAGTGAAGCCAGTATTAGTGACAGTCATCCAGGATGCAGGGATTACAGTACCAGCTAGAAATCAAGACCAAAGTGAAGAACCTACAATCCTGAGATGCCAAGAGGAGCCTGCTGACCCCATGTCTGTATTGATAGGTCATAACAAGGTGTTTGAGGCCACCTCAAATACACAACTGCCATGCAATGACCCTGAACCCAGCACATCACTGCCatgtgaggacatagtaagtCAAGTACAGATATCCCAGGTGGTGGTCATATCAGCCCCGGGACATGCATCCCCTGATGACCCTGGCCAGCGCTCTTCAGCCTCTCAGCCGGGTCCTTCACCCGACCTCCACCATGAACCTACCACCACTCCAGCAAGCACTTCTCCAGAAAGCCAGCCGCTCCTGCACAAACCTCCTGCCACTGATGGACAATCGGGCCCACATGGGACCAACACGGCAG